One genomic region from Cucumis melo cultivar AY chromosome 9, USDA_Cmelo_AY_1.0, whole genome shotgun sequence encodes:
- the LOC103482986 gene encoding glucan endo-1,3-beta-glucosidase, whose product MPHPNSPSSSKIHLHHLHPMASPPFTPSHHLLLPYFSTLPTFLLLILPTLIQIQGVNGGSIGVNYGTVADNLPPPSKVAAFLLDNTIIDRVRLFDADPDILRAFAHTGISVSITIPNDQIPRLVKPNFAEEWIKFNIQPYIPATNIIRVLVGNEVLSTANKLLIANLVPAMQSLHTALVEASLDRRIQISTPHSLGILSNSTPPSTGRFRQGYDTHVIKPMLSFLRETNSPLMVNPYPFFACTAENLDYALFRPNPGVFDSDLGILYTNMLDAQLDAVYSAMKSMNFEDLDIVIAETGWPSKGDPSQVGVGPKEAAYYNGNLMRHVVSGKGTPLMPNRTFETYIFALFNENLKPGPVGERNFGLFEPDLTPVYEIGILRPTAQSATPRAHQGPVEGPISTPRSPSRSTVSESKRWCVPKTEASVEALQRNIDYVCGLGLDCGPIQENGPCYAPNTVRGHAAYVMNAYFQATEGKEFDCDFDQTGALTTVDPSYGKCRYW is encoded by the exons ATGCCACACCCAAATTCACCCTCTTCTTCCAAAATCCATCTTCATCACCTCCATCCCATGGCTTCCCCTCCTTTCACTCCCTCACATCACCTTCTTCTACCTTACTTTTCCACTTTACCCACTTTTCTCCTTCTAATTCTCCCAACACTCATCCAAATTCAAG GAGTTAATGGTGGATCAATCGGAGTCAATTACGGCACGGTGGCTGACAACCTCCCTCCGCCCTCTAAAGTTGCAGCCTTTCTTTTGGATAACACAATTATCGATCGCGTCAGACTCTTCGATGCGGATCCCGACATCTTACGAGCTTTCGCTCATACCGGCATTTCAGTATCCATTACAATCCCTAACGATCAAATCCCCCGCTTAGTGAAGCCAAATTTCGCTGAAGAATGGATCAAATTCAACATTCAACCCTACATCCCTGCCACAAACATCATTCGCGTTCTAGTTGGCAATGAAGTGTTATCCACCGCCAATAAATTGCTCATCGCCAACCTCGTTCCAGCAATGCAGAGCCTTCACACAGCTCTCGTTGAAGCCTCCCTGGACCGAAGGATTCAAATCTCAACGCCCCACTCTCTGGGCATTTTGTCGAACTCAACCCCGCCGTCGACTGGAAGGTTCAGGCAAGGCTACGATACACACGTAATTAAACCAATGCTGAGCTTCCTCAGAGAAACAAACTCGCCATTAATGGTGAATCCATATCCATTCTTCGCCTGCACTGCTGAAAATCTAGATTATGCGCTTTTCCGACCGAACCCCGGCGTGTTCGACTCGGATTTAGGAATTTTATACACCAACATGTTGGATGCTCAATTGGACGCTGTTTATTCCGCGATGAAAAGCATGAACTTTGAGGATCTTGATATTGTGATAGCCGAAACGGGCTGGCCTTCAAAGGGTGACCCGTCCCAAGTTGGAGTCGGCCCAAAAGAAGCTGCTTATTACAATGGAAATCTCATGCGACATGTCGTGTCAGGCAAAGGGACGCCTTTGATGCCGAACCGGACTTTCGAGACATACATTTTCGCTTTATTCAATGAAAATCTCAAACCCGGTCCAGTTGGCGAAAGGAACTTTGGGCTATTCGAACCAGATCTGACCCCGGTTTATGAGATTGGAATTCTTCGGCCCACG GCTCAATCCGCTACTCCGAGAGCCCATCAGGGTCCAGTTGAAGGCCCAATATCTACACCGAGAAGCCCAAGCCGAAGCACAGTGAGTGAAAGTAAAAGGTGGTGCGTGCCCAAAACTGAGGCCAGCGTGGAGGCCTTGCAGAGAAACATAGATTACGTTTGTGGGTTGGGCTTGGATTGTGGGCCGATCCAAGAAAATGGGCCGTGTTATGCTCCAAATACGGTGCGAGGGCATGCTGCTTACGTCATGAACGCCTACTTTCAAGCCACGGAGGGGAAGGAGTTTGATTGCGATTTTGACCAAACGGGCGCTCTAACCACGGTGGATCCAA GTTATGGGAAGTGCAGATATTGGTAA
- the LOC103482984 gene encoding uncharacterized protein LOC103482984: MENQSTCLSYEKLNGMATWVGTSVASAFFASLERCSCINLSTSDDHEDPEEAHDRPLMYCTSTSSSVVIRSFEPLPPPVNDVANLPV; the protein is encoded by the coding sequence ATGGAGAATCAGAGCACCTGTTTGTCCTATGAGAAGCTCAACGGAATGGCCACTTGGGTCGGTACCAGCGTCGCCTCCGCCTTTTTCGCCTCTCTTGAGCGATGTTCTTGCATCAATCTCTCCACCTCCGACGACCACGAAGATCCCGAAGAGGCTCATGATCGCCCTCTCATGTACTGCACCTCCACTTCTTCCTCCGTCGTCATTCGCAGCTTCGAGCCCCTTCCTCCTCCGGTCAATGATGTCGCCAATCTCCCCGTTTGA